The Gloeobacter violaceus PCC 7421 DNA window AATGACTGGGGCAGTAGTGTCTGTCTGCGCGACGATCGAAAGTTCGACTCCTACGAAATCCCCGTAAGTGTCTGGGCTTGTCTGTTCAAATTGGAGTTTGACAATATCACCGATTGCAATCGGAATATTGCTCAATACGCTACTGGCCCCAGAACCGGTTGCCAAGTCGAAAGGATTGGTACGATTGTAAGGATCGCCAGAAGCAACACTGCCGGAGGAGACGAGGGAGCCACGAACAAACAATTTCCATTTGTTACTTCTGCCGATGTCTCTTCCGAGCCAGACCCTACCGGAGATGTTGATCGTACCTTCGACGGGACTCGTCCAGGTGACGTTAGCAGTTCCATTGCCGACGCCGCTGGACGTGTCTGTGCTATGCACAACGACGTCTCCGGCCAACCAGTCGTGCTCGAAAGCTTCGGTTCCGTTGCTCTGGTACCAGATAGGAACGAAGGTATTGCCGTGCTCGGAAGCAGCCCAGCCGGATTGAGGAGTGTGATATTCATCTCCCTGCCAGTCTGCAACGTACGGGAGAGGATTATTTCCCTCGTTCAACGACCACGGCCCGTTGGGATTGGAGAGCAACCGCCAGTCGGTTTTCAAATCGTAAAAAAC harbors:
- a CDS encoding IPT/TIG domain-containing protein, translating into MPKKRLARHTVLSLAASSIFLWVCAAGGAQAGTVFYDLKTDWRLLSNPNGPWSLNEGNNPLPYVADWQGDEYHTPQSGWAASEHGNTFVPIWYQSNGTEAFEHDWLAGDVVVHSTDTSSGVGNGTANVTWTSPVEGTINISGRVWLGRDIGRSNKWKLFVRGSLVSSGSVASGDPYNRTNPFDLATGSGASSVLSNIPIAIGDIVKLQFEQTSPDTYGDFVGVELSIVAQTDTTAPVIVGFSPERGAIGAMVTISGKNLAAITGVKFGKVKASFTVDSDNQIRTVVPVEATTGSIKVITSERSDTGSVRFTAISPDEFEVTP